A window from Dromaius novaehollandiae isolate bDroNov1 chromosome 1, bDroNov1.hap1, whole genome shotgun sequence encodes these proteins:
- the LOC135327230 gene encoding ankyrin repeat domain-containing protein 26-like, whose product MKKLVEWKRPAEARLEQEMRRNMELQKECNRSRRLLERAMKKLRAYERRESESQSDFQGAMEDTRSGRGSEVGRLRTKVRELSHWLATERRRSRQLEKANEGLREELAWLHGSCDKLRKRKQHLEEEVVVLRRHLEAKMMDRSHVEVYKKEAEQRAGRELRQKLQEVNLFLQTQAATQDRVERIRAATEASTVGRLQQRIRDLEDELALTKRLQRARANVGLAEAGAAHRHECCRSRSLTTNPVGNASSVADRVEAHMAEVRHCKPMLFSNYL is encoded by the exons ATGAAGAAGCTGGTAGAGTGGAAGCGACCAGCAGAAGCCCGACTGgagcaggaaatgagaagaaacatggaACTGCAGAAAGAATGCAACAG GTCCAGGAGGCTTCTTGAAAGAGCTATGAAGAAACTGAGGGCGTATGAGAGGCGAGAGAGTGAGTCCCAGTCGGATTTCCAGGGCGCAATGGAGGACACGCGTTCTGGAAGGGGCAGCGAAGTTGGTAGATTAAGAACAAAG GTCCGTGAACTTTCCCACTGGCTGGCGACAGAGCGGAGAAGGTCGAGGCagctagaaaaagcaaatgaaggctTGCGCGAAGAGTTGGCTTGGCTGCATGGGAGCTGTGACAAACTGCGCAAGAGGAAGCAGCATCTGGAAGAAGAGGTGGTTGTCCTCAGGCGTCATTTAGAGGCCAAGATGATGGATCGCAGCCACGTAGAAGTCTATAAAAAggaggctgaacaaagagctgggcGAGAGCTAAGGCAAAAACTGCAGGAAGTCAATCTCTTTCTGCAG ACACAGGCAGCCACCCAGGACCGAGTGGAACGCATAAGAGCTGCTACTGAAGCTTCCACGGTAGGCCGACTGCAGCAGAGAATTAGGGATTTAGAAGATGAATTGGCTCTCACAAAACGCCTGCAGCGAGCCAGAGCTAATGTGGGGCTTGCGGAAGCTGGTGCTGCACATCGTCACGAGTGCTGCAGGAGCCGCTCTTTGACGACGAACCCCGTGGGCAATGCTTCCTCTGTGGCAGACCGAGTGGAAGCTCATATGGCTGAGGTAAGGCATTGTAAACCCATGTTATTCTCGAATTACCTTTAA